The following DNA comes from Castanea sativa cultivar Marrone di Chiusa Pesio chromosome 10, ASM4071231v1.
GGATATAGGGTTGCAATACTTAAACCCAATATAATATAGGCAATCCGTTGCTGAACCAAGAGCTATTATAAAGTAACATAAAGGCTCAAGATTAGCTTAGCTGTCTCATGACTTCACTCTATTAACTATACTTCCTAATTATGTGTTTTGAACATATACTAGCTAGCAGACTAGGATTATAAAACAAAAGTGGATGCTGTGTATATTGTAGGTCCATATTTCCACTTTCTAATTTTTACTCACGTTTTTAAAAGCAATGTTGGACATGGCCCTGATTAGGTTTGGTTTGGTAAAAACGAATTTGTTTTTTAGATCATTCAAACAagaaacagattttttttttttttttggttgaaagaaGCTACATAAGCCTATCCAgaaattcttctcaaaaaaaaaaataataaaaaaaaaaataaaaaataaaaagaagaagaagaagaaaaaaaaacctatccAAAAACTGACATACGTCTTCTAGTTCATGCATTAGACCCTTTCAATAGGCTAAGGCTCCTGACATCTCTCTAAAAACAGGCATATAACAGATAGATACCCCAAGTGCTTGATTTAAATCCTTGACTCCGTACACAATCTTGTGGATGCTTGGTAATTTGTTCCATGAAATTCTTTTGCAAACAAAGATAGCTGAATATACCatcataaaatgaaaattaggGTAGCTGTCTAGTTGAATATTAGATATTCGATGAGTGATAGTCAATAATAACGTCTTTAAGTTTAGTTTCACTCGTCTTGGTTAATAAGATGAGCTAAGCCCAAGCTCGAGCTTTTGTTTATTAATGTAGTATCTATTTTAAATTGTATGTCATGGTCCTCATGGATAGGGTAGaagaataatatttatttattttattagcaAAGAAGTTTACTCGATTTGTTAGTGTAAAAGAAAAAACGTTCTCATTGTTAagaaataatttgatatatttttttaatttatccaTTATACATAAGCATTGTTTTTAAGGAATTTTGTGGTTTTGGCCCAAGATGGTCTTTCTATGTGCATGGTGGAGTTATGTGATAAAATGAAtactatgaaaaataaaatggcGAGAGTTTCTTTAAAGACTAATTTGGGAAGTGTTGAGGCTGACAAGATTCTTAGATTTTAAGACTGAAAGATGGCTACTGTGAATTATATGTGAGTTGAGAGTTTCAGAATGTCTTTCCCCCTCCCCATTCACATACAAATGGAAGATTTTCTCTACCATTTTCTAGGTTTTGCCAACTCTAAAGAGTTTGAAGttctttaatttgaaaaaaagaaaaaaagtgagatttttgggttttaatatGATTGAtttcattataattttaaatatcttGTAAGTATTTGTTAAGTCATAGTTTTTCACATAATATTTATGTTAGCTTTATTCCATAACAAAAAGTAttgtaatttgaataatttatttccttgtattttgtgggatttaattgtAAGAGTTTAGTTATAAGTTGATGAAGATTGCTCAAGACAGTTGATCTCGTGACTTGTTTTGAGACTCAACACCCACGAAAGGCCATGTGATGAGCACATGTGGAAGTTCAAGAGTTAGCATATCTCGCAAGTGACTCACGACTGGGCTAACTTGCAAGTAACCCGCGAGATGCACTGACTAGCTGGATTTTTAGTGTGACATTTCCTCTCCCttacccatactatatatattctCATCACCTACAAAATTGTGAGGAGGCCATTtaaaagaaaaccctagagaGGTTTCTATAACACTCACCATttttagagagagctactcatcctcaAGAGAGAAATCCTTGTAGTttcttctctttccctctcccattgttataccttGAGAgtagatttgtacccaaacacaacttaAACCtatttagagtgtagagagtgttttggatcTTGGAAAGCCAtggatatttcctaaaataagcCGGTTaagcttggcggatgcaatcaggcaGTATTGTAGTATTCGGGAAGTTAGTGAAACAAAGACTCCGAAAAGTCCGTTGATAGCTGgagtttggagggctcaagcattttgggtaaattaggcttgaaaaatctttttggtatccttgtactccaacttattcactagcgGATCATTTCGGTTTGGAGGGCAGCAAAAAGGTTTTTAtgccgagttcttcgattttcctcttcgataacatattGTCGTGTTATCTTGGGTTTGCTATTCTTTTCCCTGATGCCTTTACATATTTGCCTTGCACTTATACATTCATTTATGCAATTATTGAATGctttgattgattaatttgcTTATCACATATATTTTGCATTAAATATGTTAAgcataaaattaatcaaatcgtAATTAATAATTGGGAGTCTAAACAAGCAATAGTAGTTTTACTATTAAACTTTcaatattattatctttttagtGTGTTATCATCAACAAGCTGTATATTAGCATTCTAATGAACGGTCAATGGGCATGTATTCCTGCTAGATCAAAAGACTTGGTCAGGTGTCAATGTACAGTTGGTAGAGTTAGTGTTTTATTTCAGGGCAAGATCTTAGGTGACAAATTTGTAGAGCAGTTAGCGCTAGTGGGTTGACTTTCAAAATCTGTCAATATTTATAAGTTCGTTATTTTACTTGATTTTATTATATCTTAGATTTTAGAAGAGATTTGGAAGATTATAGTGTCTATTACACACATTAATGCACACATTACACACtcaaaaaaacaattgaaatcatggcttaattataatttattatatatgaatgAATCAATTATAAGTTTTTAGATCCAAAAATGGAATTTGAGTAAATCTCCAACATCTCATTGCAATTTCTGGGGAAAATAATATGGTCTTATGACTCTTATTGCTAGGCAAAGCATTCAATAACCTAATCTTTCACTCGTTCTAATGCCCCTTTCAACAGTTCACGAATATATATAGCTTCGTTCTATTATGGATCAAtaacatcaattttattttttttaaatggctcGTACTCCATTTCACTTAAATCTAAATGCACAATATATACACAGGTTCAACTTCTGGGAagtaaatttcaattattaataatatataaaccaGCAAAGTACTGGAAATATCCTGTTCTGTATACGAAGAACATTTTGTTATAAGTGACTCAAATATGGTTTACTCCTTTGGAATGTAGTATAGATTGGAACTATAAAACAAATGTGGGTAACAAGTTTATATGTTGGACTGTAATTTCACCATCTTTTgggaaaaaggggggggggggggggggggggtgttctAGAGTCCAAAAACTTATGAATAAATAGTGTTTGAAATTAATCTTTAAATAGTGTAAGACTTCTACAATATGGCTTACTCATTGATGATGTAATTAAGTGTACGGCGTTAATAGTCTTTCCTAGGAGTTCTGTACATCACTGGCTTATAAATATTTACACATGCATAAGAAATTCTTTCAACTCATACCTGGATGCCTAATCAACCCACACAGTTtacttataatttaaataattctcaaatttaagaaaaatttatatgaaCACTAAGATCAATCAATAGCAATCATAGATCAATATTTGAATCTTTACAAGGAAACACGTGTTGTGCAcacatgcacacaaacacatagATACAGATGCACGAGTGCAGGACTGCGCACACGCATATATGTACATATGCACATATAAACCCACATGCTCACAAATACACACACAGAAGTGCACGCACACACACATGTGCACCACACACACTAATTAAGATCAATTTATGAATTAATTCCAAAGTAGATCAATAATTAAATCTCTGCAAATATGGACATAGAAGCGTAtgtgtgcacacacacacaaacactaaTATTAATGCATGaactaattataaattatatcaataATGAGATTTTTATAATATGCATACACAAAATATTGATGTATATATAAACTAATTCTAAAGTAGATCAACAATGACGATCATATAACAATAATTCGATCTCTACAGCATGGACACACGTGCTTTAATCTCATATCTTTCAGAAAGTATAAACTAATTCTAAAGAAGAAATGAGTGAAATTTACAAGGGTCACACACACAAGTAAGTCACTTACAGTAAAAAAACACACATCCTAAACATTAATGTATGGACTAATTCTAAAGTAGAAATTAGTGAAATTTACAAGGGTCACAAACACAAGTAAACCACTTACCAAAAGATTAAGGTGATACAAATCCATGAATATAACTCATAATTGAAAACCGGCCTACAAAGAAAATGTGTCCAAAAGCTTATATACATATAGTTAAACTTGTATTTAAGACTTATGTGGGACACTTAGATTGTAACATACCACTATGCTTTGCTACTCCAACCACAACTCATTTAATCTCATACTCAAAGAGTTATGTCTAATACCAAATGATATAAACTTATAGGTAGAATTCACTTTTAAAAGCTGACTTACATGGAGAGGGTGCTCAAAAACTTATATACACATGATTAAATTTGCACTTAAGTCATGTGGGACATATAAATCGGAACATAATGTAATTAAGAACTAATTCTAAAGTAGGTTTTAGTGAAATTTACAAGGGTCGTGTTAGCCTGACATGTGTGGTctgtcaaagaaaaaaaacagataTCAGGAGAGACTTATAAAAGTTTACTTCAAAGTTTATTCAGCATTTAAGTCTAGGGATATATATTTGACTTTCCCTCAACTTAAAAATCAGAGCTAACTACCATTTGATTTCCTGATGCCTAAGTGTATCTGGTCAATATCAATTTACTGCACTCTACATTATGAAGTTGACAACATGCGCTTCAAAATGAATGTTTCCTGATGCAAAATCCCTCTGCATGGGCCATGGAGGGAAGAGGCCTTGAGATTTGGATATTTGGTCTTAGATATTTTAGCATTATAACTAGTTCCCAATAATACAAACccagattttaaaatttaaataaaaaaaacttgtgcCTCATGACCATTATTTCTTCTAATGACTTCTAAATGAAgctaaaaaaatctaaatttaataTCTCAAAAGAGTTTTAAAGATCAAGAGTTTCACATcccattgtaatttttttaaaataaagaaacagacaaaacaaaaggcaaaggACGAACTCATCAAATAGTGCTACAAATTATACAAACTCACAGCCAAGTCTAGGGTGTTCTAATCTAGAAGATCAAGAGAGTGCAAGCAAATACTTCCACAACAAGAGTACAAAGTCACCCGTAATTGCACATAGCATTTAACTTCTGTTGAAGCTCAGATAGATTGAAGCAAGTCGGATCGCAAACCTGTGAAACACATATATAATGaaatatatttgcaattttatgagaagtattaaaatttttaaacccTAAACACagaaatgtaaaaaataattggaAAACCATATCTATACCTCAGACTGAATAGTAAGAAATAACCTTTCGCTTGTTTTGTTGGAGGCGCACCTAATCACACTAAGTCCTTCTTCAAGCAATAATTCCAGCACCTTTGATAGAAGAAAACCTTCCTCTCTCAACCAGCTACTCATCAAAATCTCAATTCCAGCCTCGGATACACGAACTGTAACATAGTTCAGTGAACAATTATTTGAGCTTTCTATCCCAGGAATAAAAGCAGTCGAATTGGATGGATTCTTCAGTTGATCTCGCTCGACTTGTAGTCCTTGGATCTTCTCTGTCATGTGTTTAATATAATTTGCAGCTTCGTTTATGAGATCCGAGACTGAACGCTTTCCCTGAAACTCATcaacaaaaccttaaaaaagCATAGTAGTTATACAAACATTATGAGCTTCAAGGACATATATTAAGGAAGAGAAAGTTATAGAGGTTATTGACCTTGATGAATTCAAGAGGAAGCAACAATCGAAGTGATGAGTACAGAGAGGCCATTTGTTCCCTTCTTTGTCTTTCGTTGTCCCTACGCATGATCTTCCTCTCATTATTATTACctaaattttcttcattattgtCCGGAgttgataatattttatgtgaCCGACCTTTACTCATAGCAACCTAGACTGATACGAGATCttgttggattttatttttgatgggGAGTGGAGGAGATTTGGTCACCAACTCATGGCTTTATAAAGAGAAGAAACATTGAACAAGGAATATGATTTCGATGTTCGAtcttcaaatctttttttttttcttttcttttctttgtgatATTGGATTTAAAGAAATAGATACGTTAGGTACAGTGTGATCAGGTTTCCGATGGGCCTTACTAATTAAGATGCCGAGATTCCCAGCAACCTATTCCTATGCAAAGAAAGGTGAAAGCTTCCTCGGCAGCCATGTTAAAGTTGTGTGTGTGGACACTCTTTTTTTTGAACGACTTAGTGGGCATTTACATACACATTTTGTGGACCAGCATTTGTCGGAGTCACCGACCACACCCGGTTGAGGCCTTGACGAACCGAGTCCTAATATGGAACAACCTCACTCGAACCGGGGTAATTTATAATTGCATATCATGATCTAAACAGATGTCCCAAATTAAACTATGAATAGTACAGATTATACAAGAAATTGTGGTCCATGatcttatttaatatatatatatatgctattaaactttaattttttttccccttctaaAACATAATAGTAgtttaaaatgaataattaatgtcccatctttttctcttcttttcccaATCCCAAAAGAATGTCTCAAATGGTGTTTTGTActagttttttaaattgtaaactatatttttaggtcttattattattattattattattattattattattattattattatttctttccattGCTTTAGGGTGTCTAGGAATGTGGTAAAAATGCATcgaagatgaaaaagaaacatgcaaattAATTGGAGGGACAATTATTCCGACTTTAAGTTAAAAGAAGGCGACCTAATCCATTGAATGACCAAAAATGGGTCATTGCACAGAGAATCTTtgtgccttttcattttttaggcATGTGAGATTTAAATAACTCAAAATTTCAGGAAGACAAACAGCAATGGCAACAGTATCAAGGGAAAGATCTTAAACATCTTATATTTTATAGGCCGTTCATTACTTGGGCAGGAAGCTGGTGTATATTTTAAAGTAGCATAAAAGCTCAAGATAAGCCTAGCTGTTTCGTATCTTTGCTCCCCAAAATACGTTGTCTTATTATATGTAGTGGTTATGATTGTGATGGAAATTATTACCTATAGAATACTCTAATGAACGAAGCTAATTAAGCATTTAAGCTGATCGTCCAAATATTTGCTTTTAAATTTCCAAATTGGATGTGGGGCTCAGTTTCCTGACAAGGATCTGATATGTTATCTAATAAATAAGTTGATTATCAACGTACTTCAAACTGAGGGTTACAGCGATGTTTCAGCTCTAGTGCATGCATTGAAACTTTCCCAAAACCGACATTGATACCTATAGTACTTGCGAAATTCCACAGATTCCAGAAACAGGAATGATCATGCCACACCACACATTAGGGTAGTGGTCCTAGCTAGTGGATGGTTTCATACAGTACTTTACGAGGTGCAAAAAAGCCTAACCAAATTCTGGGGTGTTTGAGCAATCTtcgtttttttttacaaatgatATGTGTCATGTGTGCTTAGGTTATTGTAGTTGCCGCCCTAAGCTCGAGCATTCATACGCTAACCAGTAAAATGAACCTTGAGGACTTTGGGACCTCTAAACTTAAGTGAGATTTGTAATTGCCAATTACAGAATCACTAGACTATGTGATAGGCATTATGATGAAAATGGTATCCTTCAGTATACTGCGCCATTGCAGAAATTGTGGAAATATTTAACCTTTCACATCCTTGATGCATGGGAATGAACATATTGTGAGCCTTCATAGATAAGAAAAAACATTTTGGCATCATTTCTAATTAAATGATTTATGTTGCCAAGTCCATAATTGCAACAATGGAAGGAGGATTTAAACCCTAGTTcttcatgtaaaaaaaataaaaaattatgttgccTATACTTATAAACAATAAGTCTAAATACgcaataaatttcataatttttttcacaaattttaagATGAAGATTTTGATTGGTGTACAATAAAATAGATCTTAGTGCTGGTTCTATATAAAATGATATTGCACTAAAAACAATGCATAtagaatatttttcacaactgtTAAGTTGTTATTAATTCTTTTCTGAGATCACCATTGACATCACTTTATTGTCTACTATTTACAATCTATCATCTTAGcatttgtgaaaaaattgtgaaaaagatTATGGTTCTAGACTTTTATTAatccattgtctagaatcacaTTCTTTAACAAATGTGAAGATAGCAAATTATAAATGATAAACAATAAATTGGTGTTAGTGATAAACTCATATaagaatcaataataacttggcaattcaataattgtgaaaaatgttgtttacttaacattactcaattttattatataagtcATACAAACCAAAGCGTGAA
Coding sequences within:
- the LOC142613930 gene encoding transcription factor bHLH36-like — its product is MSKGRSHKILSTPDNNEENLGNNNERKIMRRDNERQRREQMASLYSSLRLLLPLEFIKGKRSVSDLINEAANYIKHMTEKIQGLQVERDQLKNPSNSTAFIPGIESSNNCSLNYVTVRVSEAGIEILMSSWLREEGFLLSKVLELLLEEGLSVIRCASNKTSERLFLTIQSEVCDPTCFNLSELQQKLNAMCNYG